In Actinomycetota bacterium, the following proteins share a genomic window:
- a CDS encoding APC family permease, with product MAPLLFLIFGNVVASTLNQEFGWSYDTWWVVSAVFAAVVVFVLGWFGVRLSTGAGTLLGLFEILVFAALAVTLIFQAGDANTLSVFGTGFADVEGFTGLSGVVAGSVYTILAFIGFEAAAPLAEEAKDPRRTIRQAVIYSCLAIGVFYVLTTYAATVSFGPDRFAEFPASGDGNPWDALARGAWGAGWVLVFLAIANSAIANANASANAATRTWFALGRIRVLPRPLEHVNPRWRSPDVAVIVQFVVGVVVSVWLGLQYGPLTAFALVGTIVTAVIIAIYMVVNLACLVFFLREGRAEFNPLLHGLVPVLGILAFLPAFLTAVGIQTFDFISALPYPISLVGPVVGIWYAIGLVYLVILMRSRPERLRETGRVFADEPAGETPVPS from the coding sequence GTGGCGCCGCTGCTGTTCCTCATCTTCGGCAACGTGGTGGCCAGTACCCTGAACCAGGAGTTCGGCTGGAGCTACGACACCTGGTGGGTGGTGTCGGCGGTGTTCGCGGCCGTGGTGGTCTTCGTCCTCGGGTGGTTCGGGGTGCGGCTGAGCACCGGCGCGGGCACGCTGCTGGGGCTGTTCGAGATCCTCGTGTTCGCGGCCCTGGCTGTCACCCTGATCTTCCAGGCCGGCGACGCCAACACCCTTTCCGTGTTCGGCACCGGCTTCGCCGACGTCGAGGGCTTCACCGGCCTCTCCGGGGTCGTCGCCGGCTCCGTCTACACGATCCTGGCCTTCATCGGCTTCGAGGCCGCGGCCCCCCTGGCCGAGGAGGCCAAGGACCCGCGGCGCACCATCCGGCAGGCGGTCATCTACTCCTGTCTGGCCATCGGCGTGTTCTACGTGCTGACCACCTATGCGGCCACCGTGTCCTTCGGCCCGGACCGGTTCGCCGAGTTCCCGGCCTCGGGGGACGGCAATCCCTGGGACGCCCTGGCCCGTGGGGCCTGGGGCGCTGGCTGGGTGCTGGTGTTCCTGGCCATCGCCAACTCGGCCATCGCCAACGCCAACGCCTCGGCCAACGCGGCCACCCGGACCTGGTTCGCTCTCGGCCGCATCCGGGTCCTGCCCCGGCCCCTGGAGCACGTCAACCCGCGCTGGCGTTCACCGGACGTGGCTGTGATCGTCCAGTTCGTCGTCGGCGTGGTGGTGTCGGTCTGGCTGGGACTCCAGTACGGGCCGCTGACCGCCTTCGCCCTCGTCGGCACCATCGTCACCGCGGTCATCATCGCCATCTACATGGTGGTGAACCTGGCCTGCCTGGTCTTCTTCCTGCGCGAGGGCCGGGCCGAGTTCAACCCCCTGCTGCACGGCCTGGTCCCGGTCCTGGGCATCCTCGCCTTCCTGCCCGCGTTCCTCACCGCGGTCGGCATCCAGACGTTCGACTTCATCAGCGCCCTGCCCTACCCGATCAGCCTGGTCGGCCCCGTGGTCGGCATCTGGTACGCGATCGGCCTGGTGTACCTGGTCATCCTCATGCGCAGCCGCCCGGAGCGGCTCCGCGAGACGGGCCGGGTGTTCGCCGACGAGCCCGCCGGCGAGACGCCGGTGCCGAGCTGA
- a CDS encoding aldehyde dehydrogenase family protein: protein MFEVRDPATEAVIERLEAATADDADAAVARAKGAFEGWRAVAPADRSRLLRRLAERLDAERERLAQLEMRNTGKPIGDARGELGMVVDTFAYYAGAPERLLGDTIPVAGGVDLTFREPLGVVALIVPWNFPLTIASWKLAPALAAGNTVVLKPAGLTPLTALAFQDLAEEAGIPPGVVNVLAGPGRVVGRRLVEHPDVAKIAFTGSTEVGRGIMAGAAGTIKRVTLELGGKSANLVFADADLEAAAAAAPSAVFGNAGQDCCARSRILVERSAMDEFLSLLEPAVTGLRVGDPADEQTQMGPLISAGQRETVASFVPEGTPVAIRGSAPDGPGFWYPPTVLTGVAPGDRAATEEIFGPVAVVLPFADEAEAVRLANASIYGLSGSVWTRDLARGLRVARALETGTLSVNSNTSVRVATPFGGFKQSGVGRELGPHALDHYTEVKNVFIAT, encoded by the coding sequence TTGTTCGAGGTCCGCGACCCGGCCACCGAGGCGGTGATCGAGCGGCTCGAGGCCGCCACCGCCGACGACGCCGACGCCGCCGTCGCCCGGGCCAAGGGGGCGTTCGAGGGCTGGCGGGCGGTCGCCCCGGCCGACCGGTCCCGGCTGCTGCGCCGGCTGGCCGAGCGCCTCGACGCCGAGCGCGAGCGCCTGGCCCAGCTGGAGATGCGCAACACCGGCAAGCCGATCGGCGACGCCCGGGGCGAGCTGGGCATGGTGGTCGACACCTTCGCCTACTACGCGGGCGCGCCCGAGCGGCTGCTGGGCGACACCATCCCGGTGGCCGGCGGGGTCGACCTGACCTTCCGGGAGCCGCTCGGGGTGGTGGCGCTGATCGTGCCCTGGAACTTCCCCCTGACCATCGCCTCCTGGAAGCTCGCCCCCGCCCTGGCCGCCGGCAACACGGTCGTGCTCAAGCCGGCCGGGCTGACCCCGCTGACCGCCCTCGCCTTCCAGGACCTGGCGGAGGAGGCCGGCATCCCGCCGGGGGTGGTGAACGTGCTCGCCGGGCCGGGCCGGGTGGTCGGCCGGCGGCTGGTCGAGCACCCGGACGTGGCCAAGATCGCCTTCACCGGCTCGACCGAGGTGGGGCGGGGCATCATGGCCGGGGCGGCCGGGACCATCAAGCGGGTCACCCTGGAGCTGGGCGGCAAGTCGGCCAACCTGGTCTTCGCCGACGCCGACCTGGAGGCGGCGGCGGCCGCGGCCCCGTCGGCCGTGTTCGGCAACGCCGGCCAGGACTGCTGCGCCCGCTCCCGCATCCTGGTCGAGCGGTCGGCCATGGACGAGTTCCTGTCGCTGCTGGAGCCGGCCGTGACCGGCCTGCGGGTCGGCGACCCGGCCGACGAGCAGACCCAGATGGGCCCGCTGATCTCGGCCGGCCAGCGCGAGACGGTGGCCTCGTTCGTGCCCGAGGGCACGCCGGTGGCCATCCGCGGGTCCGCCCCCGACGGCCCCGGCTTCTGGTACCCGCCGACCGTGCTCACCGGGGTCGCCCCGGGCGACCGGGCGGCCACCGAGGAGATCTTCGGCCCGGTCGCCGTGGTCCTGCCCTTCGCCGACGAGGCCGAGGCGGTGCGCCTGGCCAACGCCAGCATCTACGGCCTCTCCGGCTCGGTCTGGACCCGCGACCTGGCCCGCGGCCTGCGGGTGGCCAGGGCGCTGGAGACCGGCACCCTGTCGGTCAACTCCAACACCTCGGTCCGGGTCGCCACCCCCTTCGGCGGCTTCAAGCAGTCAGGCGTGGGCCGCGAGCTCGGCCCCCACGCCCTCGACCACTACACCGAGGTCAAGAACGTGTTCATCGCCACCTGA
- a CDS encoding acetamidase/formamidase family protein yields MDVLSYRPDPAELAWTFGGVPPVRRVRPGSILELWTEDAFGGRVRGPDDLVSRVVEFPYVNPQTGPFYVEGAEPGDTLAIHFLSIEPSRDWAASTTIPLFGALTGTHATALLQEPLAEVVWMYEVDRARRTVTFRARRGELAVELPLDPMHGTVGVAPGSFEARSSLVPDAHGGNMDTPEMRAGVTCYLGVNVEGALFSIGDGHCRQGEGESCGVAVEAAMDTVVAVDLVKGMATPWPRLESDTHLMSTGSARPLEDAFRISQVDLVQWIAEAWGLDQLDAYQLLTQAAEAPVANVVDPNYTFVSKLRKDLLPPAELYRGTHARLRQLGRSYLD; encoded by the coding sequence ATGGACGTGCTCAGCTACCGGCCGGACCCGGCGGAGCTCGCCTGGACCTTCGGGGGCGTGCCCCCGGTGCGCCGGGTCCGGCCGGGCAGCATCCTGGAGCTGTGGACCGAGGACGCCTTCGGGGGCCGGGTCCGGGGTCCCGACGACCTCGTCTCCCGGGTGGTCGAGTTCCCCTACGTCAACCCGCAGACCGGGCCGTTCTACGTCGAGGGGGCCGAGCCCGGGGACACCCTGGCCATCCATTTCCTGTCGATCGAGCCGTCGCGGGACTGGGCCGCCTCGACCACCATCCCGCTGTTCGGCGCCCTGACCGGCACCCACGCCACCGCCCTGCTCCAGGAGCCGCTGGCCGAAGTGGTCTGGATGTACGAGGTGGACCGGGCCCGGCGGACGGTGACCTTCCGGGCCCGGCGCGGTGAGCTGGCCGTCGAGCTGCCGCTCGACCCGATGCACGGCACCGTCGGGGTCGCCCCGGGATCGTTCGAGGCCCGCTCGTCGCTGGTCCCCGACGCCCACGGCGGCAACATGGACACCCCCGAGATGCGGGCCGGCGTCACCTGCTACCTGGGCGTGAACGTCGAAGGGGCGCTGTTCTCGATCGGCGACGGCCACTGCCGCCAGGGCGAGGGCGAGAGCTGCGGGGTGGCCGTGGAGGCGGCCATGGACACCGTCGTCGCCGTCGACCTGGTCAAGGGGATGGCGACGCCCTGGCCCCGGCTGGAGAGCGACACCCACCTGATGAGCACCGGGTCGGCCCGGCCGCTGGAGGACGCCTTCCGCATCTCCCAGGTCGACCTCGTGCAGTGGATCGCCGAGGCCTGGGGCCTCGACCAGCTCGACGCCTACCAGCTCCTCACCCAGGCCGCCGAGGCGCCGGTGGCCAACGTGGTCGACCCCAACTACACCTTCGTCTCCAAGCTCCGCAAGGACCTGCTGCCCCCGGCCGAGCTCTACCGCGGCACCCACGCCCGCCTGCGCCAGCTGGGCCGCAGCTATCTGGATTGA